The following are encoded together in the Adhaeribacter arboris genome:
- a CDS encoding M20/M25/M40 family metallo-hydrolase gives MGLKLALFFGSTLLVTWSSSAQTLPDSVFIRKIYDEALTSGQSYKNLDYLSNKIGGRLSGSPEAEKAVQWTKQLMESYHFDKVYLQEVLVPHWVRGAKEKASIQSGKTKTEVPICALGGSVGTGKQALTANILEVKTFDELKSLGREKVQGKIVFFNRPMDPRQVSTFVAYSGAGDQRRQGASEAAKLGAIGIVVRSLNLFQDDLPHTGSLRYDETVNKIPAAAISTNGADKLSQMLKADPNVKFSYEMHCETLPDVKSYNVIGELRGSETPNEIIAVGGHLDSWDLADGSHDDGTGCMQSIEVLRLFKTLNYRPKRTIRAVLFMNEENGARGGRKYAELAKSNHENHVAAIESDAGGFTPRGFGIEADLTKIKVIQKWKPLLAPYGLHDIGPGHSGTDIEPLGEVDKNAALIGFTPDSQRYFQYHHASNDTFDKVNKRELELGGASMAALVYLLDKYGLDVSK, from the coding sequence ATGGGATTGAAACTCGCCCTTTTCTTTGGCTCCACCTTACTAGTTACTTGGAGCAGTTCGGCTCAAACTTTACCTGATTCAGTTTTTATCCGGAAAATCTACGACGAAGCTTTAACGAGCGGACAGAGTTATAAAAATCTGGATTACCTAAGTAATAAAATTGGCGGTCGGTTAAGTGGCTCCCCGGAAGCGGAAAAAGCGGTTCAGTGGACGAAGCAATTAATGGAAAGCTACCATTTTGATAAAGTTTATTTGCAGGAAGTACTAGTGCCGCATTGGGTCCGGGGCGCCAAAGAAAAAGCCAGTATCCAATCGGGCAAAACTAAAACCGAAGTTCCTATCTGCGCTTTAGGTGGTTCGGTAGGTACCGGTAAACAAGCCTTAACGGCCAATATACTGGAAGTAAAAACTTTCGATGAATTAAAAAGCTTAGGTCGGGAGAAGGTACAAGGTAAAATCGTATTCTTCAATCGGCCCATGGATCCGCGGCAAGTTTCTACTTTTGTGGCCTACAGCGGAGCCGGTGACCAGCGGCGGCAAGGAGCCTCCGAAGCCGCTAAATTAGGCGCAATTGGGATAGTCGTGCGGTCTTTGAACTTATTCCAGGACGATCTGCCGCATACCGGTTCTTTGCGGTACGACGAAACAGTTAACAAGATACCCGCCGCCGCTATTAGCACCAACGGGGCTGATAAATTGAGCCAAATGCTAAAAGCCGATCCGAATGTAAAATTTTCCTATGAAATGCATTGCGAAACTTTACCCGATGTAAAATCTTACAATGTTATCGGGGAGTTACGCGGTAGTGAAACGCCCAATGAAATTATTGCGGTAGGAGGCCATTTAGATTCCTGGGATTTAGCGGATGGTTCCCATGATGATGGTACCGGCTGCATGCAATCCATAGAAGTGCTGCGGTTATTTAAAACGTTAAATTATCGTCCTAAACGTACTATTCGGGCGGTATTATTCATGAACGAAGAAAATGGCGCTCGGGGCGGACGTAAATACGCCGAACTAGCTAAATCAAACCACGAAAATCATGTAGCCGCGATTGAATCCGATGCCGGTGGATTTACCCCACGCGGGTTCGGTATAGAAGCTGATTTAACCAAAATAAAAGTTATCCAGAAATGGAAGCCCTTACTTGCGCCGTACGGCCTGCACGATATTGGCCCCGGGCATTCTGGTACCGACATTGAACCGTTGGGGGAAGTAGACAAAAATGCAGCTCTTATCGGCTTCACTCCCGATTCTCAACGTTATTTTCAGTACCATCATGCCTCCAACGACACCTTTGATAAAGTAAACAAACGGGAACTGGAATTAGGCGGAGCCTCCATGGCGGCTCTCGTTTATTTGCTGGATAAATATGGTTTAGATGTTAGTAAATAA
- a CDS encoding M56 family metallopeptidase: MNRIFFYLLESGICLLVFYLLYFLLLKRENCFPYNRFYLLLTPLLSFIIPFIELPFLQQPEPLTIFVSEQLAPITVTATASPIASNSVFHWQTGLLLLYAAGIVIFSLRLVRQLYFLYRFALKTRADFFYYQNIPVHKTQGTQPTFSFGSRIFWDNSQVLSDTEKERILLHESVHIRQKHSLDILYLELLRIIFWFNPLLYLFQRALVSTHEFIADSAVLRTTEPDTYASLLAKQVLHRLEFSFGNYFNKSLTLKRMKMIQQTHRRPSKWKPLAALPVLGILLFVLSCVEPEKPSNQSSEESNNSKTNTLSIDNDEIFTFVEQPPSFPGGTEKMFAFLGQTIKYPEGAKNAGLQGMVIARFVVTKTGKITDVAIVQSLNPDADAEAKRVISLMPDWEPGTQDGKPLNVRYTFPIRFSFARFIQAGDNPQEQNNLNKPVFTQVEVVPQFPGGLEKMYSFLGKNMKYPEAAHKAKVEGTVVVQFVVTDEGAIKDVHILKGLTAETNAEALRVIKLMPNWTPGKQNGKPVNVQYTLPLQFSLGTKSAPIQTGYIHWATPLQNNC, from the coding sequence ATGAATAGAATATTTTTTTACCTGCTGGAATCGGGCATTTGCCTGCTCGTATTTTATCTCTTGTATTTCCTGCTCCTGAAAAGGGAAAATTGTTTTCCGTACAACCGGTTTTATTTATTGCTCACTCCCCTGCTGTCGTTTATCATTCCTTTCATAGAACTGCCTTTTTTACAACAACCCGAACCACTCACCATTTTTGTATCGGAGCAACTAGCACCTATTACAGTAACCGCTACCGCCTCCCCTATTGCCAGCAATTCTGTATTTCATTGGCAAACCGGATTACTATTACTGTACGCAGCTGGTATTGTTATTTTCAGTTTACGATTGGTCCGGCAGCTTTATTTTTTGTACCGATTTGCTTTAAAAACGCGAGCCGACTTTTTCTATTACCAAAACATACCGGTACATAAAACCCAAGGCACGCAACCTACTTTTTCATTCGGGAGCCGGATTTTTTGGGATAATAGTCAAGTACTCAGCGACACGGAAAAAGAACGGATATTGCTGCATGAATCCGTTCATATCCGGCAAAAACACAGCCTGGATATTCTTTATCTGGAACTTCTGCGGATTATTTTCTGGTTTAACCCTCTGCTTTATCTTTTCCAGCGAGCTTTAGTTAGTACCCACGAATTTATTGCCGATTCGGCGGTGTTGCGCACTACTGAACCCGACACATACGCCAGCTTACTAGCAAAACAAGTGCTGCACCGCCTGGAGTTTTCTTTTGGTAATTACTTTAATAAGTCACTCACTTTAAAACGCATGAAAATGATTCAACAAACCCATCGCCGACCGAGTAAATGGAAGCCATTAGCTGCTTTACCCGTCTTAGGAATTTTATTGTTCGTACTTTCTTGTGTCGAACCGGAAAAACCTTCAAACCAATCTTCTGAAGAGAGTAATAATAGTAAAACGAATACATTAAGCATTGATAATGACGAAATATTCACTTTTGTGGAACAACCCCCAAGTTTCCCGGGTGGCACGGAAAAGATGTTTGCTTTTTTAGGTCAAACCATAAAATACCCTGAAGGTGCCAAGAATGCTGGTCTACAAGGTATGGTTATCGCTCGATTTGTAGTTACAAAAACAGGTAAAATTACCGATGTAGCTATTGTGCAAAGTTTAAATCCGGATGCGGATGCGGAGGCGAAACGAGTTATTTCTTTAATGCCCGATTGGGAACCTGGTACACAAGATGGTAAACCATTAAATGTAAGATATACTTTTCCCATTCGTTTTTCTTTTGCGCGATTCATACAAGCTGGAGATAATCCTCAAGAGCAAAATAACCTAAACAAACCTGTTTTTACGCAAGTAGAAGTAGTGCCCCAATTCCCGGGTGGTTTAGAAAAAATGTATTCCTTTCTGGGTAAAAATATGAAGTATCCCGAAGCTGCTCATAAAGCAAAGGTAGAAGGAACGGTTGTGGTTCAGTTTGTAGTAACGGATGAGGGTGCTATTAAAGATGTTCATATTTTAAAAGGCTTAACGGCTGAAACAAACGCTGAGGCGCTTCGGGTAATTAAATTAATGCCCAACTGGACTCCCGGCAAACAAAATGGTAAACCAGTAAACGTGCAATATACCCTGCCGCTCCAGTTTTCTTTAGGCACTAAATCTGCCCCGATCCAAACCGGTTATATTCACTGGGCAACCCCCTTACAGAATAATTGCTAG
- a CDS encoding BlaI/MecI/CopY family transcriptional regulator: MKELTKAEEQVMQIIWELKKGFVKDFLEKLPEPKPAYNTVSTIVRLLEKKGFVGYIAYGKTHEYYPLVSKEQYSSYNLKNLVSGYFGGSFEKLVSFFAKEKNMDIRELEEMLKHVRKDLNDSPDE, translated from the coding sequence ATGAAAGAATTAACCAAAGCCGAAGAACAGGTAATGCAGATTATCTGGGAGCTTAAAAAAGGATTTGTAAAAGACTTCCTCGAAAAATTACCGGAGCCCAAACCGGCTTATAACACGGTTTCTACCATCGTGCGCCTGCTGGAGAAGAAAGGGTTTGTCGGATATATCGCTTACGGAAAAACGCACGAGTATTATCCGCTGGTTTCGAAAGAGCAATACAGCAGCTATAATTTAAAGAACCTAGTGAGTGGTTATTTTGGGGGTTCCTTCGAAAAACTGGTTTCGTTTTTTGCTAAAGAGAAAAACATGGATATCCGGGAGCTGGAAGAAATGCTGAAGCACGTGCGCAAAGACTTAAACGATTCGCCAGATGAATAG